The nucleotide window TTGATCATGGAAATTCCATACCTTTCTTTCTCAGCCCTCTCGCTTTTGCAAATTTGTGTCAAGGAAATAATTCAGGACAAAGTGCAGAGGACAGAGGTCTTTTCCTCTCCTATTCTGGAAAATCTGTGCCCTCCTCAGGAAGGGGCTGGGTCTAGCTCAACTTGTCCCCCCCATGCTGGCACATGTTACAGCCATGAAGCCCCTTGAGTGAATATTGGGCCACCATGCAGCTGCAATGGACAAGAGAACATACTGGTAGGAGGGCAGTTCAGAAGCCTTCCACTGATCAAGTTCCGTGTTTTCTCTTCTAGCCACCAAAACATCAGGAGAGATGGACAAGCCATTGATCAGCCACCACCTGATGGATAGCGATGGCAACCTTGCCGAGGTCCCCAGTGAGGTTCCCAAAGTGGGCATCCTGGGTAGTGGGGACTTTGCCCGCTCCCTGGCCACACGCCTGGTGGGCTCCGGCTTCAGTGTGGTGGTGGGGAGCCGCAACCCCAAACGCACAGCCGGGCTGTTCCCCTCAGCAGCACGAGTCACTTTCCAGGAGGAGGCGGTGGGCTCCCCGGAGGTCATCTTTGTGGCTATGTTCCGGGAACACTACTCCACACTATGTAGTCTCAGTGACCAGCTGGCTGGCAAGATCTTGGTGGATGTGAGCAACCCCACAGAGCAGGAGCACCTCCAGCACCGTGAGTCCAATGCTGAGTACCtggcctccctcttccccacctgCCCAGTAGTCAAGGCCTTCAACGTCATCTCTGCCTGGACCCTGCAATCTGGCCCAAGGGATGGGAATCGACAGGTAGGCACTGGAGGAATGCCAGCCATCATAACAAGAAATGTAAATGGCTGACTTCCATCGAGGGCCTGCAGTGTGCCAGGCTCTTCATGTACATTATGTTGACTCATCTCTTATCACTGCAAAGTTCCATTTTACTGAGcaagagactgaggctcagagatgttaataAGCTTACTAATTACACCAAGTCCCACAGCTTGGTGAGCTAAGATTTGAACCCTGTTGATATGACTCCGAAATCCATGCTCTTCTATGGTAATTTGAGTTCCAAGGGCACAAGGGGGAAAAGGTTGATGGCTTTCTTTTTACTATTTGGAGTCACGAAGCAGAGAGATTTTGCTTTTAGAATTGAacttgaaagaggaaaggaactcaTGTGTCAAGCCTGAGGAAGCAGACATGTCccaaactttatttcatttattccagGGCCTTCCAAGAGCTGAATGGATTTCTCAGAATAGTCACTAGCAGGTTTTCCTGAGGGTGGGACCTGGCCCCAGAAAAACAGCCATTGCTGCCTGCAGTTGTTGGCAAGAGGAGCTCTTACCAAGACAAGGTGGTTTTTCATCCTAAGAGGCCACCTGCATTTTCCTGGAGGAAGGATGCCAGACTCTGCATGTGTATGAGAACTTCCCACAGTGAGTCCAGCTCAGAGGCTTCCTGTGCCCAGCTCCATGTCAGGCCATGGGAGAAACCTACAGGTGCCCAGTTGCCCCTGACTGGAGGGCCCTCTGTGCAGCCTACATCTTGGGACTCCCATATGTAGATAGGCAAGGGACAGTGGTTGAGTATAGGGTAGCAGGGCCTGGAGGGATCAGAGCTAGCAGCTGACTGGGAAGATTTCAAGGTCAGTCTTGGCCATGGGCCCACCTCTGGTCAGATACAGGGAGCAGGAAGGGCATTCCAAGCCGAGGGGAcatgctgcagaggcacagaggtGAGAAACGATGCTCCCAAACTTGTTTCCTCACCTGAGAAGTGAGGACAGTAGTACCTACTTGCAGTCTTGTGGTGAGGCTGAAGGATCACTTGTGGAAAATGTGGCGAATGGCAGGTCTGAGTCAGTGTTGGTAGACCAGACCCAGCACGGCAGTGTCAGCAAGGGCCTTGGGTGTTCAGGAATCAGAGGAGACCAGTGGGCCTGCCTGGGAGCTCGGGGAGGGGAGCAGTGGGCCACGAGGTCAGGGCTGGCTTGTGGAAGACCTTGTGTGTTGGCTTAGGGCTGTAAGGGGACAAAGGACCTGGTCAAGGGGACACTTCCTGACTGGGGGATGGAACTTTAGCCACAGCTGTACAGCCTGGGACATGTGTGAAGCCCAGTCACTGAGTGGCCCATGATAGGTCACAGTCCTCCAAGCACCTATTCCAAGGGCCTCTGGGGGCTTCTTAGATGGGTATTTTGCTTTGGACGCTGATGGCAACAAACTGGATACTCACTGTTGGATGAGCCTCGCTGTTCTCTTTGAGGAGCAGGCAtctctgggctggggctgggaggccaTGGGAGGGCCGCAAAAGGCCCCTTGTCTGGGGGGCAGGGTCAGCTTCTGCTCTATCTGTACCCTTACCTGGCAGCCtgctgggccttggtttcctcagctGCTCAGTGAGGAGTTGGCCAGCCTCTCTCTGAGGCCCCGCCCCACCTCTGGGCCTGGTCCCCCACCTGATTCCCCCATACCTTCTCCCCCAACAGGTGCCTGTCTGCAGTGACCAGCCGGAAGCCAAGCGTGCTGTCTTGGAGATGGCGCAGGCCATGGGCTTCACCCCTGTGGACATGGGGTCCCTGGCCTCGGCCCGGGAGGTGGAGGCCATGCCCCTGCGCCTCCTCCCAGGCTGGAAGGTGCCCGCCCTCCTGGCCCTGGGGCTCTTCATCTTCTTCTACACCTACAACTTCGTCCGGGATGTACTGCAGCCCTACCTACAGGAGAGCAAGAACAAGTTCTACAAGCTACCGGTGTCTGTGGTCAACATGACGCTGCCCTGCGTGGCCTACGTGCTGCTGTCACTGGTGTACCTGCCTGGTGTGCTGGCGGCTGCCCTGCAGCTGCGCCGCGGCACCAAGTACCGCCGCTTCCCCGACTGGTTGGACCATTGGCTGCAGCACCGCAAGCAGATCGGCCTGCTCAGCTTCTTCTGTGCCGCCCTGCACACGCTCTACAGCCTCTGCCTGCCACTGCGCCGCTCCCACCGCTATGACCTGGTCAACCTCGTCATCAAGCAGGTTCGGCCCTTGCCTCTCTCCCTTGAAGATAGTGAACAAAACATGAAAACCCCAATGCTCCCCCAGCAGGGAGCTTTAAAGTGTAGCACAGAGGGTATTTAGAAGGTGATGAGGGCTAAGGGGGAAAAAGCaagcaggggaggggggtgggtgcAGTTTTatagggtggggtgggaggcctGGCTGAGTGGGTGGTATGCGAGGGGAGCTGCCTTGCACCTTTGGAATCAATAGGGAGGCCCTCTTGGTGGAGCCCAGGGAGTGGGTGGTGGGTGAGACCTGGGAGGCTGAAGCCACACCAGGGAGGCCTTGAAGGCCAGACGGAGGAAGGGCTTTTGATTCTCAGCCAGTGAACAGTTTTGAGCAGAGGGGTGATGATCACCTGGGGTTTTGACTGGCTCACTCTGCTGTTAGGAAGAGAGCAGACAATAGTGGATCAAAGGCAGACActgggagaccagttaggagctATACAGGTACCAGATGAGAGGccatggaggtggggtgggagcagcAGAGGTCTGAGAAGGTATTGAAGGCATATTTTGAAGCTGGAGTCCATAGACTGGCTGTAATGGACATGGGGTACGTGAGGTGGTCAAGGACGATTCTGGGATTTGGGCCTGAGCACCTGCAGGaatggcattgccatcagctgagACAGGAAAGGCGGCAggagcatgtttttttttttgggggggggacagtTATTCATTTAGGAAAGCCATATGGTGCTCTTTTGCCAGCAGGATTCCTGGGAAATGGAGGGCCTTCAGGCCAAGCCAGGTAGCAACACAGGCAGCATCGCTGGCACTTGCACCCGTCAAAACAGGCCCCCACTACTTGCTCCTGGTTTACAAACTCATGGAGCCCAATTCTGAGTCCCAGGCTCAGGTTTGCAAGCAACACTGCCTTTCTTTGTTTCCCCCAGGCTGTTTAAATTGTCCTCTAGTCCAcagcccctggcctggtgcaTGGGTCCTACCCACTCCAGGACACTTAGTTACCCCATAGAGTTGGGCTCCGATACCAGTGAGACACTTCTCACCTACCCCTGGTTCCAGCCAGTTTCTGTTCTTGCTTGGGAAGTGGGGGTTGTACTGAGGTGGGGCCCTCCCCAGGAACACCCACTCTGAAGCTATCCCCCTGGAGGCCTGGCCACCATCCAGAGCAGGACCAGGAGGCAAAGCTGGGCCACTTCCTGAGAACCACAGACCTCAGCCCCTACTCACGCTGGGCTCCTGCTTCCCTGCTGGCAGCTTCTCAAATGCCCTCATCTTCCCTGCCCACAGACACCAGGCATCACTGAGTCTGTAGGCTTGGGCTTTCATGAGAGAAAGGAGGAACCCCAGGCTTCAGGTGAAGAGGGAAGATGCCCGCTacctttgttttacagatgataaaactgaggcacagagcagttaaGTAACTTGGCCCAAGCCGCATAGCCAGTAAGTGGCTGAGATTCATAGCCAACTGTTCTCCTCCAAATGCATGCTCATACCCTTAACTGTTCTACAGGCAGTTAACAGTTGAGTAAATGATCCCAGAATTCATACATTCACTGAGCACCAACTCTACCAGGCGCTGAggccaaagaatgaaataagacagTCATGTCCATCACCTTAGCTCTCATGAAGGCCCAAAGACCAGAGCCCTCGACTCTTATCCTCTAACATCACTGACCGGAACAAAAACCTTGGCCTTGAGCAGGTCACAGCCCCTCTTTAGGTCCTCAGAGCACTAATGGAGATGAAGATCTCTCCCAGTGCTAatgtttttgattctttttaatgttattacTTCTGAAAAGACCAACCACTCAGCATGAGGCTCTGCATGGCTCTGTGGGGACTGACACACTCTTTGCTGCCCAGGAGGTAGCAGATCTGGGTGGCAGGTGTCTTAGGCTGTGGGTGGGGAAGAAGGTAATGTCCCCTTCCCACTAGAGCCCAAGGCAaatctctgccccctccctcctcctctcaccctctgaCTGCCACTCTCTAAATTCTCTGCCCTGCCAGGATTTTCCTTGGTATTATATTAACCCAGTTTTGCCAGGATGCAAATACCAGGACACAGAGGGGCACGTGCAAGGTAattttccctgagttccaaagccCTTTAGGGCTGCAGGCCTCCGTGGATGTTGCCAGGCAACCATCACTCCCACAGGACCAGATCACTCTCAGATAGCAAAAGCCTGCCGGGCAAAGGGGCTGGAACTTACTCTGCAGAGTTCTggggggcagagccaggagtgATGTGAGCatgttggggagggggtggttatGGCAGGAGGGTTAATGCAGAGTAGAGCAGCCCAGAACTGGGCTGAGCTGCCAAGCAGTTGGTGAGTCTTCTGAACCTAGAGGTTCAGACACTGGACAGTCTGTAGGTTGCCCCACCCCCGGGCTCTGAAATTGGGCATCTGAGGCTGTTCTGCACTGAGCCCCTAACAGCAGGACCTCAGGGGCAGTTTGTGCCTGACCTGTGactttccctccctggcctcaagcCACCATCCCAGGGCCTCCAGGGGCCAGTCACTACCCACCTTGGCTGCCCTCGTAGGAGAAGGGGCCATGATAGTCTGGCACAGGAAGCTCCCCTGAGTCCACAGATATGGAGGCATATATGTATCCCAGCTGCAGAGAAAAGCTCTGAGGCCAGGTTTATTGACAGTATTATTACAAACAATATTTGTAGAGTGCTATCTGATTTACTTGTGTGGTGCCTCAGAAAtgcatttcagggagttcccatcatggctcagcagaaacaaatccgactaggaaccatgaggttgcaggttcaatccctggcttcaatcactggattaaggatcctttgccatgagctgtgatgtaggtcgaagatgcagctcggattcaacgtggctgtggcttggcataggccggcagctatagcttccattcagtccctagcctgggaacctccatatgccatggatgcagccctaaaaaaaaaaaaaaaaaaaaagacgaaaaaggaggaagaaatgcatttcaacatcaaaatcaaaaatcaaGCTCAAAGAAAATGTCTAACCCACACATTGTGTTCTCCACTCACCCCAAATCGAGTCTACGCTGTCGCAGAGAATGGTCTAAAACTCACATCTGACCATGTAACAGTGAAAAGCACTCAGTGACTCCCCACTGTCCTCAGGATAATGACAGGCCCTTCACAACGCCCCACACTGTCCCCACCGTCATCTCCCCACTGCTCCTGTGACACATTACACTCGGGTCTCATATTGTCCTCTGAATGGGCACAGCTCATTCCTCTTGGCCTAAACTCCCCCTACCCTCCTTGGGACACCTGGGCAGTCTGACAAACTCCTATTCCTCCTTCAAAACCCTCCCTCTGTGAAGCCTCTCCAGCCTGTCTTCCCCATTCCCCATACCTACCTCTGTAATAGGTTGTGTTTTGTCTACACATCTATGATTTTTTCTCACACATCTCTTTGTAATCTCTCATTTGCATGCCTGTCTCCTGCCCATCCAAGTTCCATGACTGGATCTTCCACACTTTAGGTCTACAGTCCTAACATAGAGTCCCAGCACATGTCCATCGAGTGACTGATTATTAAACTGGCCACCATAAAGCCAATACCAGGCATCTCTTAGGAGTACATGTAGAGCTTGGGGCAAGAGCTAGTCTAACTTCCCAGCTGCTCTTAAGAACAAcaaccactggagttcccatcatgactcagcagtaacaaacccaagtaatGTCCAAGAGGacatggattcaacccctggcctcacttagagggttaaggatctggcattgctgtggctgtggtgtaggctggcagctacagctccacttcgacccctggcctaggaacttgcatatgccatgggtggctgccctaaaaagacaaaaaaacaaaacacagcagctGCCATTTATTATATTGATCACCTATTGTGTGCCAGTCACATGCTACTCATTTCACAAACAACATGATTTTAGTCTTTGCAATAAgatggaaaggaagagacagCAGGGCTCTTAGCCAGTGGAGGGACTGCCCAGAGGGTCCTGACCACCCCTCAGCCTGAGCATCAGAACGCAGGCCTTGGGACTGCTAGGCCATTCCCCTgaacccagcccccagccccatcctgccTACGCATTCTCCGGGTGTGGCTGGAGGGCAGCATCACCCTCTTCCCTTCCACCGGCCACCCTCAGACATGGAGAGGGGCTGATGCCACAGTGTCAGAGCCTCCTGGCACTGGGCCCTTCAGCTTCCAACCTGTACTCTGCAGGAAAAGGAGACCCATTTTCTGATGCCACATTTCATCGCTTGTTGATAACACTCCTTGTTGTGCTCAAGGTGGCCGACTTGATTAGCTCTGAGCATGGGTGGATCACTCAGGGAGTAGAGAGCCATTAAATCTATGTCTCCGTTCACCATGTGGGGTTGCTGGGGAGTCCCTGTGACAGCACTGTGGTCCAGTTAGTAGGGTGTCAACCCCACTGGTCACTGAAGGTGGGGTATCCAGGTGCTTATGCCGGTCCTGCAGCACCCACTGCTCCCTTGCCTACCTCACCCCAGCATTACCACAAAGGGGAAATATTAGAGGGAAAAACAAGACAGTTTGCAAGCCAGTGTGGTGTGTATAATCATCCAAACTCTGACTTGTGACATTAACTGCCTGATCTTACCAAAATGCAGACAGGAGTGACTAATGAAGTATATTTGAAGAACAAACAACTTGCAACAAGGAGATGACTTATGGGTGGTGGTTGTTAATGCTGGGAAGGTGTGAGTAAGCTTCCTTTGGGCTCCACTGCACAGGAGACCTCCCTGCCCTCTGTAGAGTAGTATCACCCACCTTTCTGGCTGGTGCTGATATTTGCTTGGTACACGAGCAAAATCATAGGATGTTAGACGTGACTTCTTCCATCTCTGTCAGTGGGAAGACAGGGGcccagatctggagttgcccagAGCCTCATATGACTCGTGGTCAGAGTGAGAACACAGGTCCccagttttcttctccttttgtggCTTAAAGACACCTGTACAAGCCTACCTGTCCTGCAGTAGAAGCCATCCTTTTCTTCAAATTACAGGAAAAGTACCCAATGGGTGgcattttctcagtttctttcaaCTTTCTGTCATAAGCTTTTAACCATTTTTGCTCAGCCTActagattaatttttaatattatgtctTCTAACTAGGcttgggttatttttttcttgctgaaatAGTTTCTCAATAACCTGTGAGTCATTCTGTTTTGTGAAGCAGAGACCTGCCCACTAAAGCCTAGTCACATTTCCTAATGGAAATGCTCTTCCTTGTTCTGTGGGTAGAATTGAAACACCAGTGTTTCCTGGAGCTTCTCAGAGAACACCTTGACTTTCAGGAATTCTGCTACCTGGTCCAGATGGGAAATGATGGTTCTCATAGACCTTGATCAAAGCACTCGCTCATGTGTGCGCTGTGAGTGTCGGCCAGGCTAGGTGGGGGCTCAGGTGCAAGGGCATGCTGAGtagggaggaaggggtggagaCCCTGGGCCCACGGGGGCTCCACAATTGGGGCGTCCCTGAAGCTCAGTTGGCAATCCCCAAGCTCTGCAAAGGCAGGTGCCTTTGCTCTCTGCAGGTCAGGGCCcagcatacagtaggtgctctgTAAGTGCTCACAGGTCTGCTTGGGGAATGGATGTCAGCCTCTGTAGCCTGGTAgtggttgaatcaaagctgtgtTTCTCAGACACACAGAACTGGGGAACTGGGTGGGAAAAAATAGGAGTTGGGGGCTTTGAGTTGGGAAGTGTTGAGAAATTTAGTGTCTGTGTGTCTAGAATATGAACCAGTGATGGAAAGCTTGGGGACCAAGGGTTGATCAAGGGTGAGACAACGCAGGAGGGGAGGTAGGCAGCAGAGGCAGGAGCTAGTGTGGCTGAAGAGATTCTGAGCTGAGACTTGGGGACCCGAAAACTGCATGAGATGGTCATTTGTGAAGGTTCTTTATGCCTTGTTGGATTCTCTTGCTTCTCACTCTTGGCCCATGTGACCATTCTGATTGACTGGACCCAGGCAGATATGTGCAAGCCATGGGGAGGGAGCACTGTCTTCGGAGCCAGCTGTCTGGGTCGGTCctaatctcagctctgccatctgCCGTCTCTTAACCTGTGTGTGACTGTGAGAACATTACATGATCTTTGTGCCTcattccccatctgtaaaatgggcacagtaGTGACCTCTACCTCACCGGGTTGTTGTAAGGAGCAAATGAGCTGATCCCTGAAAAGCTCTTAGAGTGGAGCCAAGGCTCTGTGTTCCAAGGGGTGGAACCACTGTTCATTGCTGTGAATCTCCTGTCCTCAAGTCCTCTCtcacctgcatcccagggcaCCAACCTTTGCCCCAGTGTTCATGATTTTCCTTCTATCCCACATCAGGTCTCAGCCAATAAGAGTCACCTCTGGGTTGAGGAGGAAGTCTGGCGGATGGAGATCTACCTGTCCCTGGGAGTGCTGGCCCTCGGCACACTGTCCCTGCTGGCTGTCACCTCACTGCCATCCATTGCAAACTCACTCAACTGGAGGGAGTTCACCTTCGTTCAGGTAAAGTAGTTCTGCCACTGCTGCTGAGCCCCAGCCGGCCCTGGGCCTGCCTCTCCTGTGCGAGCGTACCCCTCTCCACATACTGTCTGGGCCTTCATAATCTGTGCAACAGGTCTCCTTGAGCCTGGCAGGCTCATCCAAGTCACCTGATAAAGGGGCTGCCCGGGCCAAGCTTATCCTTGTGATACCTGGGGAAGCCAGATTTAGGCATGCACAAAAATTagatagcaggagttcccatcatggcttagcagtaatgaacctagtatccatgaggatgcaggttcgatgcctggccttactcattgggttaaggatctggttttgccatgagctgtcgtgtaggtcacagatgtggctcagatctggcattgctgtgactctgccataagccggtgactgcagctccacttcgacccctagcctaggaacttccacatgccatgggtgtggccctaaaaagaaaaaaaaaaaattagacagcAGAATGATGAGCCTTGGACTAAACATTCTCAATTTCTACAGTTTTGGGGCTTCCCAAACAAAATCTTATCACAGGCAATCACGGGAAACATCACTGGACACATCACTGGTCTGCCTGGGAGTCAGTAAGCCTTTGAGTACAGCGGCCCACCCaaccctcagcccagcccagcccagccctgttATTCCCTTTAACCCCTTGATTCCTACAGGGAGGGATGGGCACTCCAGTTTACAGGGAAGAAAACAGCATTTCCCAAAGGACAGCATTCGTATGAAAAATATTCGCTCTTCCCCCTGAGTGAGTCACAATGCACGTTGGCAAGTCATAACAGTTACAGGGATTTCCCATCATCACTcggcaataatgaacccaactagtatccatgaggacatgcatTCAATCCcaaacctcgctcagtgggttagggatctggcgttgccatgagctatagtgcaggcatggctcagatccttgtggctgtggtgtaggccagcagctgtagctgattccacccctagctttccatatgctgtgactgtggccctaaaaagacaaaataataataataacatctacAATAAGCAGACCTTGTTAAGCAGACTTATTTGAGTATTAGTGCCCTCCCTCACCCCACTTGTTTTTCTTCAGATAACATCTCTCCACACTCCACAGAAAACACTTGGGAAAATGCTACTAGTGGCAAAGGTTCTTTATGCATTTGTTCATACGATGATTATTGAGCACGTTCCGCAAGCCTGGGGTCGTGCTAGAC belongs to Phacochoerus africanus isolate WHEZ1 chromosome 3, ROS_Pafr_v1, whole genome shotgun sequence and includes:
- the STEAP3 gene encoding metalloreductase STEAP3 isoform X1, with product MFFGSSPWSVVATKTSGEMDKPLISHHLMDSDGNLAEVPSEVPKVGILGSGDFARSLATRLVGSGFSVVVGSRNPKRTAGLFPSAARVTFQEEAVGSPEVIFVAMFREHYSTLCSLSDQLAGKILVDVSNPTEQEHLQHRESNAEYLASLFPTCPVVKAFNVISAWTLQSGPRDGNRQVPVCSDQPEAKRAVLEMAQAMGFTPVDMGSLASAREVEAMPLRLLPGWKVPALLALGLFIFFYTYNFVRDVLQPYLQESKNKFYKLPVSVVNMTLPCVAYVLLSLVYLPGVLAAALQLRRGTKYRRFPDWLDHWLQHRKQIGLLSFFCAALHTLYSLCLPLRRSHRYDLVNLVIKQVSANKSHLWVEEEVWRMEIYLSLGVLALGTLSLLAVTSLPSIANSLNWREFTFVQSTLGFVGLVLSTLHTLTYGWTRAFEESRYKFYLPPTFTLTLLVPCVVILAKVLFLLPCFSRRLYKIRRGWEKEGAIKFTLPGDHALAQETSHV
- the STEAP3 gene encoding metalloreductase STEAP3 isoform X3 yields the protein MDKPLISHHLMDSDGNLAEVPSEVPKVGILGSGDFARSLATRLVGSGFSVVVGSRNPKRTAGLFPSAARVTFQEEAVGSPEVIFVAMFREHYSTLCSLSDQLAGKILVDVSNPTEQEHLQHRESNAEYLASLFPTCPVVKAFNVISAWTLQSGPRDGNRQVPVCSDQPEAKRAVLEMAQAMGFTPVDMGSLASAREVEAMPLRLLPGWKVPALLALGLFIFFYTYNFVRDVLQPYLQESKNKFYKLPVSVVNMTLPCVAYVLLSLVYLPGVLAAALQLRRGTKYRRFPDWLDHWLQHRKQIGLLSFFCAALHTLYSLCLPLRRSHRYDLVNLVIKQVSANKSHLWVEEEVWRMEIYLSLGVLALGTLSLLAVTSLPSIANSLNWREFTFVQSTLGFVGLVLSTLHTLTYGWTRAFEESRYKFYLPPTFTLTLLVPCVVILAKVLFLLPCFSRRLYKIRRGWEKEGAIKFTLPGDHALAQETSHV
- the STEAP3 gene encoding metalloreductase STEAP3 isoform X2; its protein translation is MAVSATKTSGEMDKPLISHHLMDSDGNLAEVPSEVPKVGILGSGDFARSLATRLVGSGFSVVVGSRNPKRTAGLFPSAARVTFQEEAVGSPEVIFVAMFREHYSTLCSLSDQLAGKILVDVSNPTEQEHLQHRESNAEYLASLFPTCPVVKAFNVISAWTLQSGPRDGNRQVPVCSDQPEAKRAVLEMAQAMGFTPVDMGSLASAREVEAMPLRLLPGWKVPALLALGLFIFFYTYNFVRDVLQPYLQESKNKFYKLPVSVVNMTLPCVAYVLLSLVYLPGVLAAALQLRRGTKYRRFPDWLDHWLQHRKQIGLLSFFCAALHTLYSLCLPLRRSHRYDLVNLVIKQVSANKSHLWVEEEVWRMEIYLSLGVLALGTLSLLAVTSLPSIANSLNWREFTFVQSTLGFVGLVLSTLHTLTYGWTRAFEESRYKFYLPPTFTLTLLVPCVVILAKVLFLLPCFSRRLYKIRRGWEKEGAIKFTLPGDHALAQETSHV